The following proteins come from a genomic window of Bacteroidales bacterium:
- a CDS encoding VCBS repeat-containing protein, producing the protein MILGGIKRDPAVLILLLVLALQACNPGGTVPGIPARFTLLDETETGIRFRNDVEYSEDYNTYTYRNFYNGAGVGLGDFNLDGLIDIYFCGNMVDNKLCINRGNFQFEDITEEAGVACGGVWSTGVSIADVNGDGWPDIYVCKSGLPDTPHRNNELFINNGDLTFSEQAEAYGLDDMGLSTHATFFDFDRDDDLDCYLLNNSFQSVTEFDLAEGERMVRDTLGANKLYRNDGDIFVDVSEEAGIFGSKIGFGLGASVADLNRDGWMDIYVSNDFFERDYLYINRQDGTFSEELEEQFGETSLGAMGADISDINNDCWPDIFVTEMTAEGDRRLKTKVLFESWESYRNKVEKGYHHQFARNVLQLNRRNNSFSEIGRYSGVDATDWSWGALILDLDNDGWRDLYVANGIYKDLLDRDYLDFYSNPALMRSMIRNEEQAILSIIDRIPSERVPNYAFFNNGDLTFTNLADSWGLDTPSHSNGAAYGDLDNDGDLDLVVNNVNMPPFLYRNNSRELACSNFLSIELAGTSANSSAIGASATLYFQGKTSYKEQIPARGFKSSVEHRLHFGLGDVARIDSIQIQWPDGSCSMLTGIEANQFLQLNQKKARICPEVRAPEPDYVFIRSDPPAGLNHKHVENEFNDFRRESLLFHMHSNEGPRMALGDVNGDKLEDLYICGARESAGALYIQNKDGEFVSSSQTLFEEYRSSEESGCALFDADGDGDMDLYVACGGNELPSSSSSLADRLYLNDGKGNFSLSKQILPAGRYESSSCVRPADFDGDGDTDLFVGIRLRPFLYGIPASSYLLENDGAGNFTSVGTEKVPGLKDLGMVTDMVWADVDKDRDPDMVLVGHWMPVKLFINEQGQFTDRSESYGLTGTEGWWKRIAAGDLDGDGDTDLVLGNHGLNSRFSASPEKPVSMHVNDFDMNGSVEHIISAYNGDSAYPVAMKDDLVRQIPALERKYETFLSYSGQTIGNMFSGEILERSVVLQARILESVILLNEGQEGFRIKALPAEGQLFPVCAISTGDFDHDGKCDILLGGNLSRAKPETGIYTAGQGLFLKRNGREDWVAVPPDSSGFSSRGEIRDFKIIKINGKQVIAVARNNENLHFYTF; encoded by the coding sequence ATGATTCTTGGAGGAATTAAACGAGATCCGGCTGTGCTGATCCTGCTGCTGGTCCTGGCCCTGCAGGCTTGCAACCCCGGGGGGACCGTCCCGGGGATTCCTGCCCGCTTCACTCTGCTGGATGAAACGGAGACCGGAATCCGCTTTCGCAATGATGTGGAATACAGCGAGGACTATAATACCTATACCTACCGTAATTTTTACAACGGGGCCGGGGTCGGACTGGGCGACTTTAATCTGGATGGCCTCATCGACATCTATTTCTGTGGAAATATGGTGGACAACAAGCTCTGCATCAACCGGGGTAATTTCCAGTTTGAAGATATCACTGAAGAGGCGGGAGTGGCCTGCGGGGGAGTCTGGTCGACCGGGGTAAGCATTGCCGATGTAAATGGCGATGGATGGCCCGATATCTACGTCTGCAAGTCAGGCCTTCCGGATACTCCCCACCGGAACAATGAACTGTTTATCAATAACGGGGACCTGACCTTCTCGGAGCAGGCGGAAGCTTATGGCCTTGACGATATGGGGCTGTCCACCCATGCCACCTTTTTTGATTTTGACCGCGACGACGACCTGGACTGCTACCTGCTCAACAACTCGTTCCAGTCGGTTACTGAATTTGATCTTGCGGAGGGAGAGCGTATGGTCAGGGATACCCTGGGAGCCAATAAACTCTACAGGAATGATGGAGATATCTTCGTGGATGTAAGTGAAGAAGCAGGTATATTTGGAAGCAAGATCGGCTTTGGACTGGGAGCCAGCGTGGCCGATCTGAACCGCGACGGATGGATGGATATCTATGTCTCCAACGATTTTTTTGAACGGGATTACCTCTATATCAACCGGCAGGACGGCACGTTTTCGGAAGAGCTCGAGGAGCAGTTCGGGGAGACCAGCCTGGGGGCCATGGGAGCGGATATTTCCGATATTAATAACGACTGCTGGCCCGATATTTTCGTTACCGAAATGACCGCAGAAGGCGACCGGAGGCTGAAAACCAAAGTGCTTTTTGAAAGCTGGGAAAGTTACAGGAACAAGGTGGAAAAGGGATATCACCATCAGTTTGCCCGGAATGTATTGCAGTTAAACAGGAGAAACAACTCCTTCAGTGAGATTGGCAGGTACAGCGGGGTGGATGCCACCGACTGGAGCTGGGGAGCGCTAATTTTGGATCTGGATAATGACGGGTGGCGCGATCTTTATGTGGCTAATGGGATCTATAAAGATCTGCTGGACCGCGATTATCTCGATTTTTACTCCAATCCTGCCCTGATGCGCTCCATGATCAGGAATGAAGAGCAGGCCATCCTAAGCATTATTGATCGCATCCCCTCGGAACGCGTTCCCAATTATGCCTTTTTTAACAACGGCGATCTGACTTTTACCAACCTGGCCGATAGCTGGGGACTGGACACCCCTTCGCACTCCAACGGAGCCGCTTACGGGGACCTGGATAACGATGGCGATCTCGACCTGGTGGTTAACAATGTGAATATGCCCCCTTTTCTCTACCGGAATAACAGCCGGGAGCTGGCTTGCTCTAATTTTTTGTCCATCGAATTAGCCGGCACTTCAGCCAACAGCTCTGCCATCGGAGCCTCAGCCACCCTTTATTTTCAGGGAAAGACCAGTTACAAGGAGCAGATTCCGGCCCGGGGATTTAAATCATCCGTGGAACACCGGCTCCACTTTGGTCTGGGTGATGTGGCCCGGATCGACTCCATACAGATTCAATGGCCCGATGGGAGCTGTTCCATGCTTACTGGGATTGAGGCCAATCAGTTTCTTCAACTGAATCAGAAAAAGGCACGCATTTGTCCGGAGGTCCGGGCCCCTGAACCGGACTATGTATTTATCAGGAGCGATCCTCCTGCAGGGCTGAATCATAAACATGTGGAAAATGAATTTAATGATTTCCGGAGAGAAAGCCTGCTGTTTCATATGCACTCCAATGAGGGGCCCCGCATGGCCCTGGGGGATGTGAACGGAGACAAACTGGAGGATCTCTATATCTGCGGGGCCAGAGAGTCTGCAGGAGCCCTGTATATACAGAACAAAGACGGAGAGTTCGTTTCCTCCTCCCAGACTTTGTTCGAGGAGTACCGCAGCTCCGAAGAAAGCGGCTGTGCGTTGTTCGATGCAGACGGGGACGGGGATATGGATCTCTATGTGGCCTGTGGCGGCAATGAACTTCCCTCCAGCTCTTCCTCCCTGGCCGACAGGCTCTACCTGAACGATGGAAAGGGGAATTTCAGCTTATCAAAACAAATCCTGCCTGCCGGACGCTATGAGAGCAGCTCCTGTGTGCGGCCCGCCGATTTTGACGGCGACGGGGATACGGACCTCTTTGTGGGCATCCGGCTCCGCCCCTTCCTTTATGGCATCCCCGCAAGCAGTTACCTGCTGGAAAACGACGGAGCCGGAAATTTCACCAGTGTGGGAACGGAGAAAGTACCCGGTCTGAAAGATTTGGGGATGGTCACCGATATGGTCTGGGCCGATGTGGATAAGGACCGGGATCCCGATATGGTGCTGGTGGGGCACTGGATGCCTGTAAAGCTGTTTATCAATGAGCAGGGACAGTTTACCGACCGTTCTGAATCTTACGGCCTTACGGGAACAGAAGGATGGTGGAAGCGGATTGCGGCGGGCGACCTGGATGGCGATGGAGATACGGACCTGGTACTGGGTAACCATGGATTAAACTCTCGTTTTTCTGCTTCACCGGAGAAACCGGTCAGCATGCATGTGAACGATTTTGACATGAATGGAAGCGTGGAGCACATTATCAGCGCTTATAACGGGGACAGCGCTTACCCGGTTGCCATGAAGGATGACCTGGTCAGACAGATTCCCGCCCTGGAACGGAAATATGAAACCTTCCTTTCCTACAGCGGGCAGACCATCGGCAATATGTTCTCCGGGGAGATTCTGGAGCGTTCGGTAGTGCTTCAGGCCCGTATTCTGGAAAGCGTGATATTGCTTAATGAGGGGCAGGAGGGTTTCCGGATCAAAGCGCTGCCGGCGGAGGGCCAGCTTTTTCCCGTCTGTGCCATTTCAACCGGGGATTTCGATCACGATGGAAAGTGTGATATTCTGCTGGGTGGAAATCTGAGCCGGGCCAAACCGGAAACCGGTATTTACACGGCCGGACAGGGGCTTTTCCTGAAAAGAAACGGAAGAGAGGACTGGGTCGCTGTCCCCCCCGATAGTTCCGGTTTCTCTTCCCGGGGCGAGATCCGCGATTTCAAAATCATAAAAATAAACGGAAAGCAGGTAATTGCTGTTGCAAGAAACAACGAGAATTTACACTTTTACACTTTCTGA
- a CDS encoding VCBS repeat-containing protein yields the protein MRILLHRILPGLCLLPALLLKLSCSQEADSAAGDPLFTLMPASYTGAGFVNHLDYDEQLKKKFNIYTYRNFYNGGGVALGDVNNDGLMDIFLTSNMGPNVLYLNKGEFKFEDISGRAGIGGHGEWSTGASFADVNGDGWTDIYVCNSGNVEGDERHNELYINNGDLTFTESAAEYGIDDQGYSTHGAFFDYDRDGDLDLYLLNNSFKAIGSFDLTENQRLVRDPIGGDKLFRNDNNQFTDASEEAGIYASIIGFGLGVTVGDIDQDGWMDIYISNDFFERDYIYMNNGDGTFRETLTGMMPCISAASMGADMADINNDHYPEIFVTDMIPEHDARLKTKTTFDSWDSYKSNFENGYHHQFTRNMLQLNNTDGTFSEIGRLAGVYATDWSWGALILDMDNDGLKDIFVANGIYQDLTDQDYIQYFSNRDMVASIISGNDVDYKTLIDAIPSVKLPSYAFKNQGDLHFRNMAGEWGLADPSHSNGSAYGDLDNDGDLDLVVNNVNMPMFLYRNETSQKLPDHHYLKVILKGEAGNTDAIGSKVTAWHKGHSYYLEQMSMRGFKSTMDPRPNLGLGALTRIDSLVVLWPDNTKTSLKEVPADQTLTLYQKEGVPTATPLTDRSKKEERWFCEITGEVSVDFKHRENEYDDFRREKLIYQMLSTEGPRVATGDVDGDGLEDLFAGGARGQAGSLLIQQRNGSFVSSNQELFEKDKGSEDTDCAFFDADGDGDLDLYVASGGNEFSGSSSALADRLYVNNGRGNFTRSPQILPGGRFESTSCVRAADFDGDGVIELFAGIRLLPFLYGVPASGYLLENDGKGHFTDVTAQMAPGLKEVGMLRDMVWEDVDGDGDLDMILAGDWMPLKLFINENGSFRESGEAFGPETSGWWNCLASADFDGDGDIDFVAGNHGLNSRFKASPDRPVTMYVNDFDLNGSAEQIICVYEGNSAYPMALKHDLTRQIPVLLKKYPRYEFYKEQTITDIFAPEQLSSAIRLDVAQLASCLFINDGAGRFTMKPLPLETQFSTVMAAGTGDFNGDGNPDLLLGGNLYHVKPEVGRYDASYGHFLEGNGKGGFKAVPPHQSGFRLEGEVRDIQEIETSGGTVLIVARSNDPLQLFRIQAQ from the coding sequence ATGAGAATCCTGCTCCACAGAATACTTCCCGGCCTCTGTCTTCTGCCGGCTCTTTTGCTCAAGCTCTCCTGCAGTCAGGAAGCAGATTCAGCGGCAGGGGATCCACTGTTCACCCTGATGCCCGCATCCTATACCGGTGCAGGATTTGTGAACCACCTGGACTATGATGAACAGTTAAAAAAGAAATTCAATATCTATACCTACCGGAACTTTTATAACGGGGGCGGGGTGGCCCTGGGAGATGTGAACAACGACGGACTCATGGATATCTTTCTCACCTCCAACATGGGCCCCAATGTGCTCTACCTGAATAAAGGAGAATTTAAGTTTGAGGATATTTCCGGCCGGGCCGGTATAGGCGGTCATGGCGAATGGTCCACCGGGGCCAGTTTTGCCGATGTAAACGGGGACGGGTGGACCGATATATACGTTTGCAACTCGGGAAATGTGGAAGGAGACGAAAGGCACAACGAACTATATATCAATAACGGGGACCTGACCTTTACCGAAAGTGCCGCGGAATACGGGATCGACGACCAGGGCTACTCTACCCACGGGGCCTTTTTTGATTATGACCGGGACGGGGACCTGGATCTCTACCTTCTGAACAACTCCTTTAAAGCCATTGGTAGTTTTGATCTTACCGAGAATCAACGCCTGGTCAGGGATCCGATCGGTGGCGACAAGCTGTTTCGCAACGACAACAACCAATTTACCGATGCCAGTGAGGAGGCGGGCATATATGCCAGCATTATCGGTTTCGGCCTGGGAGTTACTGTTGGGGATATTGACCAGGACGGGTGGATGGATATCTACATCTCCAACGATTTCTTTGAAAGGGACTACATCTACATGAACAACGGGGACGGGACCTTCCGGGAGACGCTCACCGGGATGATGCCTTGCATCTCTGCGGCATCCATGGGGGCTGATATGGCCGATATCAACAACGACCATTATCCTGAAATCTTCGTGACCGACATGATACCGGAGCATGATGCCCGGCTCAAAACCAAAACCACCTTTGACAGCTGGGACAGCTACAAATCGAATTTTGAGAACGGGTACCACCACCAGTTCACCCGGAATATGCTGCAGCTCAATAATACGGATGGAACCTTCAGTGAGATCGGACGCCTGGCAGGGGTCTATGCCACCGACTGGTCGTGGGGGGCCCTGATCCTGGATATGGATAACGACGGACTGAAAGACATATTTGTGGCCAATGGGATCTACCAGGATCTTACCGACCAGGATTATATCCAGTATTTCTCCAATCGCGATATGGTGGCCTCCATCATTTCCGGGAACGATGTCGATTACAAGACCCTGATCGATGCCATCCCGTCGGTAAAACTTCCCAGTTATGCCTTTAAGAACCAGGGGGACCTCCATTTCCGGAACATGGCCGGTGAGTGGGGACTGGCCGACCCCAGTCACTCCAATGGTTCGGCATACGGGGACCTGGATAATGACGGGGATCTGGACCTGGTGGTCAATAATGTGAACATGCCCATGTTCCTTTACCGCAATGAGACCTCCCAAAAACTGCCGGATCACCACTACCTGAAAGTAATCCTGAAAGGGGAAGCCGGCAATACCGACGCCATTGGAAGCAAGGTGACCGCCTGGCACAAGGGCCACTCCTATTATCTGGAACAAATGTCCATGCGCGGATTCAAATCCACCATGGATCCACGTCCCAACCTGGGACTGGGTGCCCTGACCAGGATCGATTCGCTGGTGGTACTGTGGCCCGATAATACCAAAACCAGCCTGAAGGAGGTGCCTGCCGATCAGACCCTGACCCTGTACCAGAAAGAGGGCGTTCCCACTGCAACACCTTTGACAGACCGGTCGAAAAAGGAAGAGAGGTGGTTTTGTGAGATCACCGGGGAGGTTTCCGTGGATTTTAAACACCGGGAGAATGAGTACGATGATTTTCGCAGGGAGAAACTGATTTACCAGATGCTCTCCACCGAAGGGCCCCGGGTTGCCACCGGGGATGTGGACGGAGATGGTTTGGAAGACCTGTTCGCAGGCGGTGCCCGGGGCCAGGCTGGCAGCCTGCTTATCCAGCAGCGAAACGGGTCCTTTGTCTCTTCAAACCAGGAGTTGTTTGAGAAGGATAAAGGGTCTGAAGATACCGATTGTGCGTTTTTTGATGCCGATGGCGACGGCGACCTGGACCTCTATGTGGCCAGCGGGGGAAATGAATTTTCCGGATCTTCTTCGGCCCTGGCCGACCGGCTCTATGTGAACAATGGCCGGGGAAATTTTACCCGGTCCCCGCAGATCCTCCCCGGGGGCCGTTTTGAAAGCACTTCCTGTGTCCGTGCCGCAGATTTTGACGGGGACGGGGTGATCGAGCTCTTTGCGGGCATTCGACTGTTGCCTTTCCTTTACGGCGTGCCGGCCAGCGGCTACCTGCTCGAAAATGACGGAAAGGGGCATTTCACGGATGTGACTGCTCAGATGGCCCCCGGACTGAAAGAAGTGGGCATGTTGCGGGATATGGTGTGGGAAGATGTGGATGGGGATGGGGATCTTGATATGATCCTGGCCGGCGACTGGATGCCGCTTAAGCTCTTTATCAATGAGAACGGAAGCTTCCGGGAGAGCGGGGAGGCTTTTGGCCCGGAAACATCCGGCTGGTGGAACTGCCTGGCCTCCGCAGATTTTGACGGAGACGGGGACATCGACTTTGTGGCCGGGAACCATGGGCTGAACTCCCGTTTTAAGGCAAGCCCGGACCGGCCCGTCACCATGTACGTAAATGATTTTGATTTGAATGGATCGGCCGAACAAATCATTTGTGTCTATGAAGGGAACAGCGCCTACCCCATGGCCCTTAAGCACGATCTGACCCGCCAGATACCGGTGTTGTTGAAGAAATACCCCAGATACGAATTCTATAAAGAACAGACCATCACCGATATATTTGCTCCCGAACAGCTGAGTTCGGCCATCCGGCTGGATGTTGCCCAGCTGGCCTCCTGCCTGTTTATAAATGACGGAGCGGGGCGTTTCACCATGAAACCCCTGCCTCTCGAAACTCAGTTCTCCACGGTCATGGCGGCCGGAACCGGGGATTTTAACGGGGATGGGAATCCGGATCTGCTTCTGGGTGGCAACCTCTATCATGTAAAGCCGGAGGTAGGACGCTACGATGCCAGTTACGGACATTTCCTCGAAGGAAACGGAAAGGGTGGCTTTAAAGCTGTACCTCCGCACCAGTCGGGATTCAGACTGGAAGGAGAGGTCAGGGACATTCAGGAAATTGAAACTTCCGGCGGCACGGTACTGATTGTTGCGCGCAGCAACGATCCCCTGCAGCTTTTCAGGATACAAGCACAGTGA
- a CDS encoding FG-GAP-like repeat-containing protein, with product MKKSINIFLLLLVAFACSRNESNPLFTSLPPSSTGIGFENLLNETEDFNIIEYLYFNNGAGVAAGDINNDGLIDLYFTANQAGNRLYLNKGDLIFEDITASSGVAGSGDWSTGVTMADVNGDGYLDIHVCTVGDYKGLQGHNQLFINQGDLTFKEESKAYGIDFSGFSTQAAFFDYDLDGDLDMYLLNHSVHTSRSYGMADLRKEEDRWAGDRLYRNENTDGGRVFREVTSEAGIFRSQIGYGLGVNTSDINGDGYPDIYVSNDFHENDYLYINQGDGTFSEQLADMIAHTSRSSMGNDLADFNNDGRTDIMVLDMLPDDPQILKQSGTEDELELFRMKLDYGYAPQYVHNTLQLNRGKGLFSEIGRLAGVHATDWSWSALFCDLDNDGWKDIFITSGIYRRPNDLDYVKYLTGGKRYSPARDTDTLSDRALYERMPLQPDINHVFRNNGDLSFSSMEASWGFDTPGYSNGSTYADLDNDGDLELIVNNINGPASIYKNNSETLPDRHFLTVQLEGSELNRKGIGASVDLYAGGRLQAVQLVSARGFMSSTSEHLHFGMGRDTLVDSLIVRWPGSQKQTLYNLEVDQKLILNISEAKASVHTSESDSPPALFRRTEVPGLQYRHMENNWEDLNREALIPANLSAEGPALAVADVNGDGLDDLFVGGATDQVSGLFLQLEDGTFSPVNSPVLFGDRFTEDVDAAFFDADGDGDLDLYLARGGSEEFTGSPILADRLLINDGQGNFQHSAPGMIPLLMQNSSCVRPADFDGDGDMDLFLGIRSIPGAYGISPEQFILENDGSGRFMPLSPERTGPLQKAGMVTDACWFDYDLDGDPDLAVVGEWMKVSIYQNDQGYFTDITEQSGLAETDGWWNCIKAVDLDGDGDLDLVGGNHGLNSMLKASVKEPVELWLNDFDNNGIPDPILCAYIQGSSYPIASLDELKRQILGIEKRYPTYASFGRQSAEDIFGTENLAKSLHKKAVFFESAVFIKQGDGTFETLPLPVEAQFSPVRDIRAGDFNQDGIQDLILAGNNYSTRPSLGRQDASLGLLMLGKKPLDFVVMDAEKSGFLVKGDARKMNLIEIEDEAYLILVPNNGKIELFRHGSSDEQ from the coding sequence ATGAAAAAAAGCATTAATATTTTTCTGCTGCTTTTAGTGGCATTCGCATGCTCGCGGAATGAAAGCAATCCTCTGTTTACCTCGCTCCCACCCTCCTCTACCGGGATCGGTTTTGAGAACCTGCTAAACGAAACAGAAGACTTCAATATTATTGAATACCTCTACTTCAATAACGGGGCCGGGGTGGCCGCCGGCGATATCAACAACGACGGACTGATCGATTTGTACTTCACGGCCAACCAGGCCGGGAACAGGCTGTACCTGAACAAAGGGGATCTGATATTCGAGGATATCACCGCATCATCGGGAGTAGCCGGCAGCGGCGACTGGAGCACCGGTGTTACCATGGCCGATGTGAATGGAGACGGCTACCTGGATATACATGTATGCACGGTGGGGGATTATAAGGGCCTGCAGGGACACAACCAGCTTTTCATTAATCAGGGGGATCTCACCTTCAAAGAGGAGTCGAAGGCATATGGAATTGATTTCTCAGGTTTTTCCACCCAGGCAGCCTTTTTCGATTACGACCTGGACGGGGACCTGGATATGTACCTGCTGAATCATTCGGTTCATACCTCGCGCAGTTACGGGATGGCCGACCTTCGCAAAGAAGAGGACCGGTGGGCAGGCGACCGGCTCTACCGGAACGAAAACACGGATGGTGGCCGGGTCTTCCGCGAGGTAACTTCGGAAGCCGGCATCTTCCGCAGTCAGATCGGATACGGACTGGGAGTCAATACCAGTGATATCAACGGAGACGGATACCCCGACATCTATGTCTCCAATGATTTCCACGAAAACGACTATCTCTATATCAATCAAGGCGATGGCACCTTTTCCGAACAGCTTGCCGACATGATTGCCCATACCAGCCGCTCCTCCATGGGGAACGATCTGGCGGACTTTAACAACGACGGTCGCACCGATATCATGGTGCTGGACATGCTGCCCGATGACCCGCAGATCCTGAAACAATCGGGAACCGAGGATGAACTGGAGCTCTTCCGGATGAAACTCGATTATGGCTACGCCCCGCAATATGTGCACAATACGCTGCAGCTCAACCGGGGAAAGGGCTTATTCAGTGAAATAGGGCGACTGGCAGGGGTCCACGCCACGGACTGGAGCTGGTCGGCCCTCTTCTGTGATCTGGACAACGATGGCTGGAAAGATATCTTTATTACCAGCGGCATCTACCGCAGGCCCAACGACCTGGACTATGTCAAGTACCTGACCGGCGGGAAGCGTTATTCACCCGCCAGGGACACGGATACCCTCTCCGACAGGGCACTCTATGAAAGGATGCCGCTGCAGCCCGATATCAACCATGTATTTCGAAACAACGGGGACCTGAGCTTCAGCAGCATGGAAGCCTCCTGGGGTTTTGACACCCCCGGCTACTCCAATGGCTCCACCTATGCGGATCTGGATAACGACGGTGACCTGGAACTGATTGTCAACAACATCAACGGACCCGCCTCCATATACAAAAACAACTCCGAAACACTTCCCGACCGGCACTTCCTGACGGTTCAACTGGAAGGCAGTGAGCTGAACCGGAAAGGGATCGGCGCAAGCGTTGACCTGTATGCGGGTGGCCGGCTACAGGCAGTGCAGCTCGTATCTGCCAGGGGCTTTATGTCCTCCACTTCAGAGCACCTGCACTTTGGGATGGGGCGGGACACTCTGGTCGATTCACTGATCGTCCGCTGGCCCGGGAGCCAGAAGCAGACACTTTATAATCTGGAGGTGGATCAGAAGCTTATCTTGAATATCTCTGAAGCGAAAGCAAGCGTTCATACATCAGAATCCGATTCTCCGCCTGCACTTTTCAGAAGAACTGAGGTACCCGGTCTGCAATACAGGCATATGGAAAACAACTGGGAGGACCTGAACCGCGAAGCATTGATCCCGGCCAACCTCTCAGCCGAAGGTCCGGCGCTTGCCGTGGCAGATGTGAATGGTGACGGCCTGGATGATCTTTTTGTCGGAGGAGCCACCGATCAGGTTTCCGGGCTTTTTTTACAGCTTGAGGACGGTACTTTCTCACCCGTTAATTCCCCGGTTCTTTTTGGGGACCGCTTCACCGAGGATGTGGATGCCGCCTTTTTTGATGCCGACGGAGATGGCGACCTGGACCTGTACCTGGCCAGAGGAGGCAGTGAGGAATTTACAGGCAGCCCCATCCTGGCCGACCGCTTGCTGATCAATGACGGACAGGGGAATTTCCAGCACAGTGCCCCCGGGATGATCCCATTATTGATGCAGAACAGTTCCTGTGTCAGGCCCGCCGATTTTGACGGCGACGGCGATATGGACCTGTTCCTGGGAATCCGGTCCATCCCGGGAGCCTACGGAATCTCCCCGGAGCAGTTTATTCTGGAAAACGACGGATCGGGCCGGTTTATGCCCCTTTCCCCTGAAAGAACGGGGCCCCTGCAAAAAGCCGGGATGGTCACCGATGCCTGCTGGTTCGATTATGACCTGGACGGCGATCCCGACCTGGCGGTCGTGGGCGAATGGATGAAAGTTTCCATTTACCAGAACGACCAGGGATATTTTACTGATATCACGGAGCAAAGCGGACTGGCCGAAACTGACGGGTGGTGGAACTGCATTAAGGCGGTGGATCTGGACGGGGACGGGGACCTGGACCTGGTGGGTGGAAACCACGGGCTGAACAGCATGTTAAAAGCTTCGGTGAAGGAACCTGTTGAGCTCTGGCTGAACGACTTTGACAACAACGGCATTCCGGATCCCATCCTCTGTGCATACATCCAGGGAAGCAGTTATCCCATTGCCTCCCTGGATGAGCTGAAGAGGCAGATCCTCGGGATCGAAAAAAGATACCCCACCTATGCCTCCTTCGGCAGACAGAGTGCGGAAGATATTTTCGGAACAGAGAACCTGGCCAAATCGCTCCATAAAAAGGCGGTGTTCTTTGAAAGTGCGGTGTTTATTAAGCAGGGCGACGGGACCTTCGAGACACTCCCTTTGCCCGTGGAGGCCCAGTTTTCCCCCGTCAGGGATATCCGGGCCGGCGATTTTAATCAGGATGGGATACAGGACCTGATTCTGGCCGGAAACAATTATTCCACCAGGCCTTCCCTGGGACGGCAGGATGCTTCTTTAGGTCTCCTGATGCTTGGGAAAAAACCACTTGATTTCGTCGTCATGGATGCTGAAAAAAGCGGTTTTCTGGTAAAGGGCGATGCACGGAAAATGAATCTGATTGAGATAGAGGATGAAGCGTACCTTATCCTCGTTCCCAACAATGGAAAAATCGAACTCTTCAGACACGGAAGCTCAGATGAACAGTAG